CCCCGGTCGCGCACTTCGATGCGCAGCTGCCCATGCGCCTGGCTGATGTGCAGGCCGATATGCTGGAGCTTGGAGCCGGACTCCAGCGCATTCTTGAGCAGGTTCAGCAGCGCCTGCTGCATTTGCGCCGCATCGAACACGGCCGCCTGCGCGGGTGGCGGGCCGTCGAGCGTGAAGGCCGTCTGCGAGGCCAGGCTGTCGAGGAAAGGCTGCCACTCGCACGGCGCCAGGCGCGGCGCGGGCAGCTTGGCAAAGCGCGCATAGCCGAGGATGAAGGTTTCCAGGTGGCGCGTGCGCTCCTCGATGGTGGCGAGGATTTGCGGCAGGCGCTCGGTCTGGCCGCGGCGTACCAGCTCGGCGCCGGAATGGGCCAGCGAGGCCAATGGCGCCAGCGAGTTGTTGAGTTCATGGCTGATGACGCGGATGACTTTTTTCCAGGTCTGCACTTCCTGGCGCCGCAGTTCCAGCGTCAGCTGGCGCAGCAGCAGCAGTTCGTGCTTGCGTCCGTTCAGGCTGAAGCTGCGCCGCGCCAGGTGATACACCTCTTCCTGTTCCCCTTCGCCGCTGGTAAACAGGCCGTCGTTGCGGCGCGCCAGCGCTTCGGCCAGGGCCGGCGCCGCCTCGCGCACGATGTCGTCCAGGTGGCGTCCTTCAAGCCGGCGGCCGTGGTGCAGCAACTGGCGCGCGGCCAGGTTGGCGTAGACGATGGCGCTGCCCTCTGCCACCAGCAGCATGGCCACCGGCGTGTTTTGCACCATGGTGTCGAGCAGCAGTTCGCGCTGCACCAGGTCCAGGCGCTGCTTGCGCAGCACGTCGCCCAGCGCATTGTGGGCAGCCACCAGGTCAGCCAGTTCATCGTTCTGCGGCCAGCGCAAGCTGAAGCCGAAGTCGCCGTCCTGGTAGCTGGCGACCGTGCCGCTCAGGGCGCGAAACAGCGACAGCATCGATTGCAGCTGGGCGCGGATGGTAATGACGGCCACCGGCAGCACGCACAGCAGGGTACTGGCCAGCACCAGCAGCGGCTGGCCTGGCAAAAAATGCGCGAGCAGCAGGGCGATGACGATGCCCAGCACCAGCAGGGTGATGATCAGCGCCGTCCAGCGCGTGAGCAGGGAGAGGCGCATGGGACGGTAGGCCATCAGCCGCGCGCGATGCCCAGGCGTTCCATGCGCCGGTACAGCGCCTGGCGCGACAGCCCCAGTTCCTGCGCCGCTTGCGCCACCACGCCGTGCGTGCGCGCCAGCGCCGCAGTGATGCTGTCGCGGTCCGGTTCCGTCGCGGCGCCATCGTGCGGCGCGCGTGGCGCTGCGACATCCGCCAGCGGCAAGCCCGTTTCCTGCGCGCCGATCACCGGGCCGGCCGTCAGCAGGCTGGCGCGCTGCATGACATTTTTCAGTTCGCGCACATTGCCCGGCCAGCCGTGCGCCAGCAGGGTCGCCTGCGCTTGTGCGTCCAGCGTTTTTTCGCTGCCCAGGAAATGCCGCGCCAGCACCAGGATATCCAACGGGCGCTGGGCCAGCGGCGGCAGGCGCAATTCGATCACGTTCAGGCGGTAAAACAGGTCTTCGCGAAACGTGCCCGCCTTGATCATCGCCGGCAGGTCGGCGTTGCTGGCGCTGATGACGCGCACTTTCACTTGCCGCTCGCGGTTCGAGCCGAGGCGCTCGAAGCGTCCCGTTTCCAGCACGCGCAGCAGTTTCATTTGTCCGGCCAGCGGCAGGTTGCCGATCTCGTCGAGGAACAGGGTGCCGCCGTCAGCCGCGTCGAACTTGCCGTCGCGCGCGCGCGTGATGCCGGTGTAGGCGCCCGCTTCGGCGCCGAACAGTTCCGCCTCGATCAGCTCGACCGGCACGGCGCCGCAATTGAGCACCACGAAGGGGCCGCCGGCGACCTGCGAATTGGCTTGCACGATGGCGGCGATGCATTCCTTGCCGCTGCCGTTCGGCCCCGAAATGAGCACGGGCACGTCGGCACGCGCCACCTGGCACGCCAGGTGCACCACTCTTTCGGTGGCCGGGTCTTGCCACACCATGCCGCGCAAGTCGAAGTCGTGTTCCAGCGCGTGGCGCTGGCGCTGCTCGGCCACCACGCGCTGGCGCAGCGCGCGGTTGGCCTGCCCCAGTTCCAGCAGGTTTTGCACGGAAGCGATCAGGCGCCGGTCATCCCATGGCTTGGCCAGGTAGTCGGCCGCGCCGGACTTGATCAGGTCGACCGCCGCGTCGAGCTGGGTCCAGGCCGTCAGCAGGATCACGGGCAGGTCAGGGTAGCGCGCGCGGATGGCGTGGAACAGCGCGCTGCCTTCCTCGCCCGAGGTGGTGTCGGCCGTGAAGTTCATGTCCTGCACCACCAGGTCGATGGCATGACGTTCGAGCAGGTGCAAGCCCTCCTGGGGCGAGGCGGCGCGCACGGCGTCGATCTCGTGCAGGGAGAACAGCACGTCGAGCGCGATGGCCACGGCGGCATTGTCGTCAATAATCAGTACGGTAGGCATGCGCGCAGCATATCACTCAGGTGCCGGCTCAGGTACTGCGGGTGGCAGTGGCTGGCGAAATGCTGGCCGCGCGCCAGGCCGGGCCGTACACGGCGCCCAGGCCCAGCAGCCAGAAGACGGCCGCGCCACCAAGCAGGTAGGGCAGGGGCAGGCGCGCCATTTCCAGCTGGCTGACCAGCAGCTGGTTCAGCGCCAGGGCCAGCAGCACGCCGGCAGCCACGCCGACGCTGGTGATCATGAAATTCTCCGTCAGGAAGTAGCGCAGGATGTCTACGCGGCGCGCGCCCAGGGCACGCCGCACGCCGATCTGCTTGCGCCGCTGCGTCACCCACAGGCTGGCGATGCCGACGATGCCGCTGGCGGTGACCAGCAGCAGCAGGGCCGAGACCGTGATCAGCATCCACGACATCGCGCGGTCGGCGCGGTAGCGCGTGTCGCGGTCTTCATCGAGTGTGCGCAGGCGCACGATCAGCTTGTCCGGCGTGGCTGCGCGGATGGCCTGCTCGGCGTCTTTCATCACGCGGTCGCGCTGGCCCGCTTCGGCACGGATGGTCAGCAGGGTATCGCCGTCGCCCGTCAGGCGTGCGGGAAACAGCACCGAATACTCTCCTTTGTCACCCACTTCCGCACCCTGGCTCTGCAGCCGCTCGACGACGCCGACGACTTGCAATTGCTGCGCTCCTTCGCCGGTGCCCAGAAAGAGCGGCATGCCCAGCGCACTGCTGCCACCAGGGTGGATTTTCTCGGCCATTGCCCGCGTGACGATGACTTGCGGGGGAAATTCTTCCGTCACGTTCTGGTCGATTTCGACGATCTCGGCTGGCGTGAAGTCGCGTCCTTCCACCAGCGTCAACCCCCAGGTCTTGATCAGGGAATCGGGCGTGATATACACGGCGGCAATGGCGGAACTGTTTTCCTGCTTGCGGCTGGCGGCGAAGCCGCTGTTGCTGCCACTGCGCGACAACGGCACCTGGCTCACCTGCGCTACCGAGACGACGCCCGGCACGGCACGTGCGGCCGCGGCCAGGCGCTTTTGCAGCGCGAGTTCTTCGTTGTGGCCCAGCGGACGCAGGTTGCGCGCCAGCAGGTGGAAGACGTCGCCCTCCGCCGCCACGCCGCTGGGCCGCGCCGCCACTTCCTGGCGCACGTTGACGATATGCAGGGCATTGGCCAGGATGGCCAGGCTCAGGGCTACTTGCACGGCGACCAGGATGGCGCCGGTTTTGCTGCGCATCAGCGCAGACAGGATGGGTCGGATTTCCATGGTGATCCTATTCGTGTGCGGTCGATACTGTCATTGGGATTTGAGCTGGATGGCCGGCGTCACCTGGCAGGCGCGCCAGGTCGGCAGCAGGCCCGCCAGGATCGCTGCGGCCACCGAGATGACGAAGGTCATGGCCAGCATCATCCAGTCCATGTGCGCGGCGACGGTCAGCTGCTTCGACTGCATGCCGATCAGTGCCAGCGCACCGAAGGACAGCAATAGTCCCAACACGCCGCCGGCCAGGCCGATGACGGTGGTCTCGACGAGGAACTGGCGGAAGATATCGCTGCGCGAGGCACCGAGTGCGCGGCGGATGCCCACCTCGGCGGCGCGTACCGAGAACTTGGCCAGCAGCAGGCCGATGGTGTTGACCAGGCACAGGGCCAGAAAGCCGAAGGCCAGCCAGGCCGACAGTTTGTTGTCATTGCCCACCACGCGCAGATGCACCAGCCACTCATCGATGTTGAACAAACGGTTGGGCGCAGCGCGTTTCAGGCGGCCCAGCTTGCGCTGCTCCTGCGCATAGCTGTCGAGGTAATTTTGCAGTTCGCCGCGCTGGCCGTCGTTGGCCATCTCGAACCAGAACTGCATCCACGTGCATTCCGAATCGAGCGTGCCCTGGTAGCCCGGCTCCCGGTTGCCGCTGCAGTTCATGCTGCCGTTATGGCTGGTCTGGTGGCGGATCGCGCTGGTAAACGGGATGAAGTAACTGTCCTCGCTGCCAAAGGCGCCGCTGCCGATGATGCGGTGGATGCGCGGCACGGGTTCCCATGTATCGAGCACGCCCGTGATCTGGTATTGGAAGCCCATGAGCGTCATGCGCTGGCCTACAGGATTGCCGTCGCCGTACAGCTTTTCTGCCAGCTTGCGCGACAGGACGATGACGTCGGCGCCGGCGGCATCGTCGGCTTCGCTCCATGGCTGGCCATGCAGGAAGGGCGTTTCGAACATGGCAAAGAAATCGCGGTAGGCGGCCAGGCCTTGCGACGTGAAGGCGCCGATGTCCTTGCGCTGCGGCTCGATGGCACCGCCCACGCCGAACATGACGCTGCGCCGCTCGCCCATTTTGCTGTTCTGGAAATTGACGGCGTCGCGGTAGCTGAGCTGCTTGTCGCCCGATGTATTTCCCGGTGTATAACCGGAGAGGGAGCCATTGTCGACCAGCGGCACGAACATGCGGCCATTCTTGTGCGGCAGGGGATTGCCCGACATGACATGCAGGATGGTCAGGGTAGAAATGCTGGCGGCCACGCCGATGGCCAGCGTCAGCACCATCAGTGCCGTCAGGGCCGGGTTGCGGCGCAGGCTGCGCAGGCCGAGCAGAAAGTAGTACTGGAACATGGGCGATCCTCAGACAGTGGCGGCGTTGCTGCCGGCCTTGGCCTGGCGGCTGGCCAGCGTCGGCCCCTTGTGCACCAGGTCCGATACCTGGCCGTCGATGATGTGCACATTGCGCTGGCTGCGCAGCGCCAGTTCGGGATCGTGCGTGACCATCAGGATGGTGGTGCCTTGCGCGTTGATGTCTTCCAGCAGTTCCATCACGCCGCGCGCCATCTGCGTGTCCAGGTTGCCCGTCGGTTCATCGGCCAGCAACAGTTTGGGCGAGCCGGCCAGCGCGCGCGCGATGGCCACGCGCTGCTGCTGGCCACCCGACAGTTCGGCCGGATAGTGTTTCATGCGCGACGCCAGTCCCACCTTGGCCAAGGCATCCTCGATGCGTTCGCGCCGCTCGGCGCTGTTGAAGCCCCGGTAGCGCAGCGGCACGTCGACATTGTCGAACAGCGACAGGTCGGGAATCAGGTTGAAGCCCTGGAAGATGAAGCCCAGTTTCTCATTGCGCAGGCGCGAGCGGGCATTGTCGTTCATGCCCTTCACGTTGACGCCGTCGAGGATGTATTCGCCGTCGGTAAATTCTTCCAGCAGGCCAGCGATGTTCAGAAAGCTCGTCTTGCCGGAACCGGAAGGGCCTGTGACGGTGACGAATTCACCTTGCTTGACGTGGATTTCGAAGCCGCGCAGCGCGTGCGTTTCGATCATGTGGGTGCGATAGACTTTGTTCAGATTTTGCATGCGCAGCATGGCGGACCTCTTGATGGAATGGAGTGGATGCAGCTGATTAATTGAGGGAAACGCGGGCCGCGTTCTCGAACGCTTCCGTGCCGGCGACGACCACCTTGTCGCCCAGCTTCAGGCCGCCGAGAATTTCCACGGCCGAGACGCTGGTGGCGCCCATCTTGATGGGCGTGCGCATCGCCACGCCGTCGCGCACGACATAGGCGTAGCGGCCGCCTTCGGCCTCGACGAAGGGGCCGCGCGCCAGCATCAGCACATTCGGTTTTTCATCGATCAGCAAGCGTGCCGTGACGCGCTGGTTCTGGCGCAGGCCGGCCGGCTGTTCGCCGTTGAAGCGCACGCGCGCCAGCACCTGGTTTTTGACCACTTCGGGCGACAGGGCCGAGAGTTTGCCCGTTGCCTTGATGGCGCCCGTTTCGATTTCCGCGCGCATGCCCAGGCCCATGTCGGCGACATACGTTTCCGGCACTTCCAGTTCGACTTCCAGCTGCGACAGGTCGACCAGGGTCATCAGGGCGGTATTGGCTTGCACCACGCTGCGGTTGGCCACCGACAGGGTGCCGATGAAGCCGTTGACGGGCGCGCGCACGGTCAGCTCGTCGACCCGGCGCTGGGCATTGTCGCGGACGAGGCGCTGGCGTTCCAGCTCATTGACCTTGGTTTTCAAGGCCAGCGTCACGTCTTCGCTTTCCAGGCCCGCCGCCTGCGAGGCGTGCTTGCTGCGGATGTCGGCAGAATTCAAGGCATCCCTGGCCTTCTGGTAATCGATCTTGGCGATGATGCCCACCTGCGCCACGCTTTCATAGCGCTCCAGCGTGCGCTGCGCGGACAGGCGTTCGATTTCGGCTGTATCGGCTTCGCGGCGCGCCAGCAGCTTCTGTTTTTTTGCCAGGATCTGCTGGCGCGCCACCTCGGCTTCCAGTTGCTGCACGCTCGATTGCTCGCGCTTCAATGCGTCGGACAGGTCAGGCGATTCCAGCACGGCGAGGATGTTGCCCTTTTTCACCGTGTCGCCGGCCTTGGCCTTCAATGTCACGGTCGCTACCGTTGTCGAATACAGGGTGGGACTGATGGCGGCCACCACGCGGCCATTCACGGCGGCGTCGCGTATCAGGGTGCCGCGCGTGACCTCGGCGATGCGTAGCCGGCTGCTGTTGACGGAATGCTCGCTGTTGCGCCAGCCGGCAACGGCAGCGATGGCGCCGCCGATGACGATGACGGCGCCAGCGAGCAGCAGGGCGCGTTGCTTGTGGCGCTGGCCCGGCGGGGCAGACAGGACGGCATCTTGAGAGGAAGTATCGCGGATCATGGTCAGGTCTCGTGAAGGATGCGTTTTCCAATGCACGATCCGTGCCAGTTATCAAGTCGTTGATTTGAATGGAAAAAGTTTTGGCGTCCGGCTGTCCGCCGTGTCCGCGCTGTCCAGGTGGTGTCCGCGTGCGCGGCAGTGTCGCGGCGTTTGTGCATGGATCTTGATATTCTGGCAATCGACCTGATCTGCGGCCCATGCAGTGATGGCGCGCGGCGCCATGCTGGTCCCCTTCTTTGGAGCATGATGTTGCCTTCGCCCTCCCTTTTTGCCCGTCTGGGTCCCTGGCTGCGCCAGTTTGCCAGCCTGCCCG
Above is a genomic segment from Janthinobacterium sp. 64 containing:
- a CDS encoding ABC transporter ATP-binding protein; the encoded protein is MLRMQNLNKVYRTHMIETHALRGFEIHVKQGEFVTVTGPSGSGKTSFLNIAGLLEEFTDGEYILDGVNVKGMNDNARSRLRNEKLGFIFQGFNLIPDLSLFDNVDVPLRYRGFNSAERRERIEDALAKVGLASRMKHYPAELSGGQQQRVAIARALAGSPKLLLADEPTGNLDTQMARGVMELLEDINAQGTTILMVTHDPELALRSQRNVHIIDGQVSDLVHKGPTLASRQAKAGSNAATV
- a CDS encoding sensor histidine kinase, translated to MAYRPMRLSLLTRWTALIITLLVLGIVIALLLAHFLPGQPLLVLASTLLCVLPVAVITIRAQLQSMLSLFRALSGTVASYQDGDFGFSLRWPQNDELADLVAAHNALGDVLRKQRLDLVQRELLLDTMVQNTPVAMLLVAEGSAIVYANLAARQLLHHGRRLEGRHLDDIVREAAPALAEALARRNDGLFTSGEGEQEEVYHLARRSFSLNGRKHELLLLRQLTLELRRQEVQTWKKVIRVISHELNNSLAPLASLAHSGAELVRRGQTERLPQILATIEERTRHLETFILGYARFAKLPAPRLAPCEWQPFLDSLASQTAFTLDGPPPAQAAVFDAAQMQQALLNLLKNALESGSKLQHIGLHISQAHGQLRIEVRDRGPGMSGAVLENALVPFYSTKRSGTGLGLALAREIAEAHGGRITLANREGGGLAVTLILPC
- a CDS encoding efflux RND transporter periplasmic adaptor subunit codes for the protein MIRDTSSQDAVLSAPPGQRHKQRALLLAGAVIVIGGAIAAVAGWRNSEHSVNSSRLRIAEVTRGTLIRDAAVNGRVVAAISPTLYSTTVATVTLKAKAGDTVKKGNILAVLESPDLSDALKREQSSVQQLEAEVARQQILAKKQKLLARREADTAEIERLSAQRTLERYESVAQVGIIAKIDYQKARDALNSADIRSKHASQAAGLESEDVTLALKTKVNELERQRLVRDNAQRRVDELTVRAPVNGFIGTLSVANRSVVQANTALMTLVDLSQLEVELEVPETYVADMGLGMRAEIETGAIKATGKLSALSPEVVKNQVLARVRFNGEQPAGLRQNQRVTARLLIDEKPNVLMLARGPFVEAEGGRYAYVVRDGVAMRTPIKMGATSVSAVEILGGLKLGDKVVVAGTEAFENAARVSLN
- a CDS encoding ABC transporter permease, producing the protein MEIRPILSALMRSKTGAILVAVQVALSLAILANALHIVNVRQEVAARPSGVAAEGDVFHLLARNLRPLGHNEELALQKRLAAAARAVPGVVSVAQVSQVPLSRSGSNSGFAASRKQENSSAIAAVYITPDSLIKTWGLTLVEGRDFTPAEIVEIDQNVTEEFPPQVIVTRAMAEKIHPGGSSALGMPLFLGTGEGAQQLQVVGVVERLQSQGAEVGDKGEYSVLFPARLTGDGDTLLTIRAEAGQRDRVMKDAEQAIRAATPDKLIVRLRTLDEDRDTRYRADRAMSWMLITVSALLLLVTASGIVGIASLWVTQRRKQIGVRRALGARRVDILRYFLTENFMITSVGVAAGVLLALALNQLLVSQLEMARLPLPYLLGGAAVFWLLGLGAVYGPAWRAASISPATATRST
- a CDS encoding ABC transporter permease → MFQYYFLLGLRSLRRNPALTALMVLTLAIGVAASISTLTILHVMSGNPLPHKNGRMFVPLVDNGSLSGYTPGNTSGDKQLSYRDAVNFQNSKMGERRSVMFGVGGAIEPQRKDIGAFTSQGLAAYRDFFAMFETPFLHGQPWSEADDAAGADVIVLSRKLAEKLYGDGNPVGQRMTLMGFQYQITGVLDTWEPVPRIHRIIGSGAFGSEDSYFIPFTSAIRHQTSHNGSMNCSGNREPGYQGTLDSECTWMQFWFEMANDGQRGELQNYLDSYAQEQRKLGRLKRAAPNRLFNIDEWLVHLRVVGNDNKLSAWLAFGFLALCLVNTIGLLLAKFSVRAAEVGIRRALGASRSDIFRQFLVETTVIGLAGGVLGLLLSFGALALIGMQSKQLTVAAHMDWMMLAMTFVISVAAAILAGLLPTWRACQVTPAIQLKSQ
- a CDS encoding sigma-54-dependent transcriptional regulator, with amino-acid sequence MPTVLIIDDNAAVAIALDVLFSLHEIDAVRAASPQEGLHLLERHAIDLVVQDMNFTADTTSGEEGSALFHAIRARYPDLPVILLTAWTQLDAAVDLIKSGAADYLAKPWDDRRLIASVQNLLELGQANRALRQRVVAEQRQRHALEHDFDLRGMVWQDPATERVVHLACQVARADVPVLISGPNGSGKECIAAIVQANSQVAGGPFVVLNCGAVPVELIEAELFGAEAGAYTGITRARDGKFDAADGGTLFLDEIGNLPLAGQMKLLRVLETGRFERLGSNRERQVKVRVISASNADLPAMIKAGTFREDLFYRLNVIELRLPPLAQRPLDILVLARHFLGSEKTLDAQAQATLLAHGWPGNVRELKNVMQRASLLTAGPVIGAQETGLPLADVAAPRAPHDGAATEPDRDSITAALARTHGVVAQAAQELGLSRQALYRRMERLGIARG